The Equus caballus isolate H_3958 breed thoroughbred chromosome 12, TB-T2T, whole genome shotgun sequence genome contains a region encoding:
- the LOC138916473 gene encoding uncharacterized protein: MPPALRSAGNGTPPIPPPPPGPTRPQTAGGGGPAPAPGRPPAEIEFLVRAWPQEPRLRRPRPGARETPAPLGPSRQGPTPTSPRLDPNPSLSALHPLPLNPRALIPSPPIPDPCPQGPSPTSPRLDPSPFPSALHAPPLNPWALSPSPRITPPPSMASLAPRPPPTLGPSTLSSPSPRVPGTLSDPRPPPRLALSSPSSLQPRPLSFGPLNLRTAPSSPTPGPPHRSAPRPSPRGPPAPTPRPPAPAPPPGEASPALPPRPTRNRERKSG; encoded by the exons ATGCCGCCAGCGCTGCGATCAGCGGGAAACGGAAccccccccatcccacccccgcccccaggcccgaCACGTCCACAGACCGCGGGCGGAGGAGGCCCCGCACCCGCTCCAGGGAGGCCGCCCGCGGAGATCGAGTTCCTG GTGCGGGCCTGGCCGCAGGAGCCGCGGCTGCGACGGCCCCGCCCGGGCGCCAGGGAGACCCCGGCCCCTCTCGGTCCTTCCCGGCAGGGCCCCACTCCTACCTCGCCCCGCTTGGACCCAAACCCCTCCCTGTCGGccctccatccccttcccctaAACCCCAGGGCCCTGATCCCGTCGCCCCCGATCCCGGACCCCTGCCCGCAGGGCCCCTCTCCTACCTCGCCCCGCTtggaccccagccccttcccctcggccctccacgcccctcccctaaacccctgggccctgagcccctccccccGGATCACACCCCCTCCCAGCATGGCCTCTCTCGCACCTCGCCCCCCTCCGACCCTCGGCCCctccactctctcttctcctagCCCCCGGGTCCCGGGCACCCTCTCAGACCCCAGACCCCCTCCCCGTctggccctctcctccccttcctccctgcagccccggcCCCTCTCCTTCGGACCCCTAAACCTCAGAACTGCCCCTTCCTCCCCGACACCAGGCCCTCCCCACCGCTCGGCGCCCCGCCCCTCACCCCGCggccccccggcccccacccctcggcccccggccccggcTCCCCCGCCTGGGGAAGCCTCGCCCGCGCTCCCCCCGCGGCCGACCCGAAACCGCGAGCGGAAGAGCGGCTAG